The following are encoded together in the Thermosipho japonicus genome:
- the thiC gene encoding phosphomethylpyrimidine synthase ThiC, with translation MTLIEKVKNGEKCSEIEKIAEHENVSIDNIREGLLNGKIVIPHNKNHTSLKKFMGIGKGLTVKVNANIGTSFGYDDFEYEIEKFNTAKAVGADSVMLLSTWGNLDEQREFIIKNSDIPVGTVPIYDAAVISYQEKKNVVDFSEKDFLKIFEKHAKQGVDFVTLHISITKDIVKKLKKSQRIMKIVSRGGSIIAGWIIKNNLENPFYKYFDEVLDIAREYDVTLSLGDSLRPGNLFDSLDRLQLEEWFIFEELVEMARKKNVQVMLEGPGHVPLDQIETTVNLMKKYGKNSPVFLLGPIVLDIAPGYDHITSAIGAAIAAKSGADFICYVTPSEHLSLPNVEDVKKGVIAAKIAAMAADFSRGKFVDENYKLAISRKNLDWQGIKDVSLDKEIVERYLNARPYSGKGCSMCGPFCALKVVEEYLEE, from the coding sequence ATGACGCTAATTGAAAAGGTTAAAAATGGTGAAAAATGTAGTGAAATTGAAAAAATTGCCGAACATGAAAATGTTAGTATTGATAATATTAGAGAAGGATTATTAAATGGAAAAATTGTAATTCCGCACAACAAAAATCATACATCATTAAAAAAATTTATGGGAATTGGTAAAGGTTTAACAGTAAAAGTAAACGCAAACATTGGAACATCATTTGGATATGATGATTTCGAATATGAAATAGAGAAATTTAATACCGCCAAAGCTGTGGGTGCAGATAGTGTTATGTTACTTTCAACATGGGGGAATCTAGATGAACAAAGAGAATTCATAATTAAAAATTCAGATATTCCCGTTGGAACTGTTCCAATTTATGATGCAGCTGTAATTTCTTATCAGGAAAAAAAGAATGTTGTTGATTTTAGTGAAAAAGATTTCTTAAAAATATTTGAGAAACATGCAAAACAAGGTGTAGATTTTGTGACCCTGCATATTAGTATAACTAAAGATATCGTTAAAAAATTAAAAAAATCCCAAAGAATAATGAAAATAGTTAGTAGAGGTGGATCAATTATTGCGGGATGGATAATTAAAAACAATCTAGAAAATCCGTTTTACAAATACTTTGATGAAGTACTTGATATTGCAAGAGAATATGATGTAACTTTAAGCCTGGGTGATTCATTAAGACCAGGGAACTTATTTGACTCTTTAGACAGATTACAATTAGAAGAATGGTTTATATTTGAAGAATTGGTTGAAATGGCTAGAAAGAAGAATGTTCAAGTAATGTTAGAAGGTCCAGGTCATGTTCCACTTGATCAGATAGAAACAACAGTAAATTTAATGAAAAAATACGGAAAAAATTCACCAGTATTCTTACTTGGTCCTATAGTATTGGATATTGCTCCTGGATATGATCATATAACTTCTGCAATAGGAGCAGCAATTGCTGCAAAAAGTGGAGCAGACTTTATTTGTTATGTGACTCCTTCAGAGCATTTATCATTGCCAAATGTTGAAGATGTTAAAAAAGGCGTTATTGCTGCAAAAATAGCTGCAATGGCTGCAGATTTTTCAAGAGGAAAATTTGTAGATGAAAATTACAAATTAGCAATTTCAAGGAAAAATTTAGATTGGCAAGGAATAAAAGATGTATCACTTGATAAAGAAATTGTTGAA
- a CDS encoding sulfide-dependent adenosine diphosphate thiazole synthase, producing the protein MWDYEVSKIIVERFFEKLNDSLKVDVAIVGGGPSALAASYYLSKKGLKVAIFESKNEPGGGTWGGGMMFNELVVEKDIKSFLDELGMNYLIKNNFISVDSVHFASSLLYNATKVGTILFNNVIVEDIVFYENKVNGIVINWAPVIRQKLHVDPITIMAKFVVDGTGHPANVVNMLVDRGIDVDLPMGKIREYPMNAKEGEKFVVENTKEVFPGLYVMGMAAVSVGGGPRMGPIFGGMIKSGLKVANNILEKLSIEVK; encoded by the coding sequence AAAAATTATTGTAGAAAGATTTTTTGAAAAATTGAATGATAGCTTGAAAGTTGATGTAGCAATTGTCGGGGGTGGCCCAAGCGCTTTAGCAGCTTCCTACTATCTTTCAAAAAAAGGATTGAAGGTTGCTATATTTGAGTCAAAAAATGAACCTGGTGGTGGAACATGGGGTGGAGGAATGATGTTTAATGAACTAGTAGTTGAAAAAGATATTAAATCTTTTTTAGATGAATTAGGAATGAATTACTTAATTAAAAACAATTTTATTTCAGTTGATTCTGTACATTTTGCCTCTTCTTTACTATACAATGCTACTAAAGTTGGTACAATTTTATTCAATAATGTTATTGTTGAAGATATTGTATTTTATGAAAATAAAGTAAATGGAATTGTAATAAATTGGGCACCAGTTATAAGGCAAAAACTCCATGTTGATCCTATAACAATTATGGCAAAGTTCGTAGTTGATGGTACGGGACATCCTGCAAACGTTGTGAATATGTTGGTTGATAGAGGAATTGATGTCGACCTTCCTATGGGAAAAATTAGGGAATACCCTATGAATGCAAAAGAAGGAGAAAAATTTGTAGTTGAAAATACTAAAGAAGTTTTCCCAGGACTTTACGTAATGGGAATGGCTGCAGTTTCAGTAGGTGGTGGGCCCAGAATGGGACCAATTTTCGGTGGGATGATTAAATCAGGTTTAAAAGTTGCAAATAATATATTAGAAAAATTATCCATAGAGGTGAAATAA